A DNA window from Streptococcus mutans contains the following coding sequences:
- a CDS encoding helix-turn-helix transcriptional regulator: MVRFISNTLSQTLNEPFQQSHKSCKHLYILEILSQVVIVSDQKQVPLQPYDIILAQSFNHLQIDSLDRNPILLRLYSLDFDLPSPLNQYTVGDNPLIHDLMNDHTSEDAYILFTNLSDLICHAYLDALEKLENLRDNNDEQVYIDFQRQKLAGLLFTELLRQHDAKVSKFASRFPSVNVKYASKDSQSGAIMKYVSDNVHHISLKEAAAHFFYQANYFSRLCHELFGISFNQLKTTIRLEIAKEQLRLTTKSVEEISQELGYKAVSNFHRNFKSQTGMTPNDYRQDKQ, encoded by the coding sequence ATGGTCCGTTTTATTTCAAATACCTTATCGCAAACTCTAAATGAACCCTTTCAGCAATCTCATAAATCTTGCAAACATCTTTATATTTTGGAAATTCTTTCGCAGGTGGTTATTGTTTCAGACCAAAAACAAGTCCCTTTACAACCTTATGATATTATCCTCGCTCAATCTTTTAATCACTTGCAGATAGACTCTCTAGATAGAAATCCCATTTTACTGCGTTTATATAGTCTTGATTTTGACCTACCGTCACCGCTCAATCAATATACTGTGGGCGACAATCCTCTCATTCATGATTTAATGAATGATCATACAAGTGAAGATGCTTATATTCTTTTTACAAATCTATCCGATTTAATTTGCCATGCCTATCTTGATGCCCTTGAAAAATTAGAAAATCTAAGAGACAATAATGATGAACAAGTCTATATTGATTTTCAAAGGCAAAAGCTAGCAGGTTTGTTATTTACGGAGCTCCTGCGTCAACATGATGCTAAAGTATCTAAATTTGCCTCTCGCTTTCCTTCAGTAAATGTTAAGTATGCTTCTAAGGATAGCCAATCAGGTGCTATTATGAAATACGTTTCAGATAATGTTCATCATATTAGCTTAAAAGAAGCGGCAGCTCATTTTTTTTATCAAGCCAATTATTTTTCAAGGCTCTGCCACGAGCTTTTTGGTATTTCTTTTAATCAATTAAAAACAACCATTCGTTTAGAAATTGCTAAAGAACAATTGCGACTGACAACTAAAAGTGTAGAAGAAATTAGCCAAGAATTAGGCTACAAAGCTGTTTCAAATTTTCATCGTAATTTTAAAAGTCAGACGGGCATGACACCAAATGATTATCGACAAGATAAACAATAG
- a CDS encoding MFS transporter — MNQKNLSPSSWFFKISVLSLSILAMTAPSISIANNLLQKTFTQQSTAEIEMISTLPNFGVLLLILFADTIANKFGIKRTIMAGLLMYLLGGVLPSFIPNYYAIVFLRFLMGCGIGLFNPFSVSLMYRFYKDQELSDMLGFQNTGQNLGNAGFGFLLGALVLAGWKVAFMGYFIALIPLILFGAFVVIPDDQPTIKKERPKLADSINGHILLLALLFLIIFGMFMMMTIKMALFGAETGLISASAASSILAVLGLSSMFSAIAFGKLSKRVGNFMLPISLTGIAMGFFIVASASNAAMVVLGVIIAGIFFGWVFPQAFLRAAQVGPKEGGTLTTSVILMGINLGAFLSPSVVNFVANLLGNKTAASVLAMCGWGFALLAILEYLYTFFNQRT, encoded by the coding sequence ATGAATCAAAAAAATCTCAGTCCAAGCTCTTGGTTTTTTAAAATTTCAGTCTTGTCTCTATCCATTCTAGCCATGACAGCTCCTTCGATTTCTATTGCCAATAATCTGTTGCAAAAGACTTTTACTCAACAGTCAACAGCAGAAATTGAGATGATTTCAACTCTTCCAAATTTCGGAGTGCTTCTGCTCATTCTCTTTGCAGATACGATTGCTAATAAATTTGGTATTAAACGTACTATTATGGCTGGTTTGTTGATGTACCTTTTAGGTGGTGTTTTACCTTCTTTTATTCCTAATTATTATGCTATTGTCTTCTTACGTTTCCTTATGGGCTGTGGAATTGGTTTATTTAATCCTTTTTCAGTTAGTTTAATGTATCGTTTTTATAAAGACCAAGAATTATCCGATATGTTAGGATTTCAAAATACTGGTCAAAATCTTGGAAATGCTGGTTTTGGTTTCTTATTAGGAGCCTTGGTATTAGCTGGTTGGAAAGTTGCCTTTATGGGATATTTTATTGCTCTTATTCCGCTTATTCTCTTCGGCGCTTTTGTTGTTATTCCTGACGATCAACCAACTATTAAAAAAGAAAGACCAAAATTGGCGGATTCTATTAATGGACATATCCTTCTCTTGGCCTTGCTTTTTCTCATTATCTTTGGCATGTTTATGATGATGACCATTAAGATGGCACTTTTTGGAGCGGAAACTGGCCTCATTTCTGCTTCAGCAGCCTCTTCTATTCTTGCAGTATTAGGGCTGTCATCTATGTTTTCAGCTATTGCCTTTGGAAAATTAAGTAAGCGCGTTGGTAATTTTATGCTACCCATCTCATTGACAGGTATAGCTATGGGCTTCTTCATTGTTGCCAGTGCCAGTAATGCAGCTATGGTTGTTTTGGGAGTTATTATTGCTGGAATTTTCTTTGGTTGGGTTTTTCCACAAGCTTTTCTCCGAGCAGCACAGGTTGGCCCCAAAGAGGGTGGAACATTGACAACTTCAGTTATCCTAATGGGAATCAATCTAGGTGCCTTTCTTTCTCCTTCAGTTGTTAATTTTGTTGCTAATCTTTTAGGAAATAAAACGGCTGCATCAGTTTTAGCAATGTGTGGCTGGGGCTTTGCTCTTTTGGCTATATTGGAATATCTTTATACGTTCTTCAACCAAAGAACGTAA
- a CDS encoding ATP-binding cassette domain-containing protein → MLELKHITKVYETAGIKRMALENVSVNFRANEFVAVLGQSGSGKTTLLNIIGGLDQYTTGDLLINGKSTKDFKDKDWDSYRNNTIGFVFQSYNLISHQTALANVELALTLSGVSKAERRKRALDALKRVGLEDEINKKPNQMSGGQMQRVAIARALVNNPDILLADEPTGALDSETSLQIMDLLKEIAQERLVIMVTHNPDLAEKYSNRIIKVLDGHIINDSNPYTDDEIRKATVDFKKTKMSFTTALSLSFNNLLTKKGRTLLTAFAGSIGIIGIALILSLSNGVQKYIAKTQEDTLVAYPLSIEKSSNKNFIGLLAANSNENKKSDKKKTNKKIGTNSILKNMISTQVVDNDLASFKTYIKKHQKKFAAVTKDIQYSYKITPRIYQSDTSKGVKAVNPNTLSKDLKDTSTSIQTVVSNLDIWQELSSNEKMLSSQYQVISGHLPKQYNEVVLMADENNKIDDYVLYSLGIKDAKQLNSKTIKKVKTSSYHYKDLIGRTYKLVINSDLYQKEGNAWIDRSDNDAYMKQVINAAENIKIVGIVKPQEGTTSESSSAGVGYSHDLTDYLAKKIKSSTIAKEQLANKKLNVFTGQSFSSGNKTFSSDNLSVQQQASMASMSAEELADYVNRYNENANATYKDNLEKIGIIDNNNPETIHFYASSFKDKEALKDLISDYNKKVKRDKHKSRVIRYTDTVGLMMSSVTTMINAVTYILIGFVAISLIVSSIMIGIITYISVLERTKEIGVLRAMGASKKDVTRIFTAETIIEGAIAGVLGILITLLLNIAITLIVKNWLNINHISSLPIWSAIVLIAISIVLTVFAGILPSRVAAKKDPVEALRTE, encoded by the coding sequence ATGTTAGAGTTAAAGCATATTACTAAAGTATATGAAACTGCGGGTATTAAGCGAATGGCTTTGGAAAATGTTAGTGTCAACTTTCGTGCCAATGAATTTGTTGCGGTTTTAGGGCAGTCCGGCTCAGGGAAAACGACCTTGCTTAATATTATTGGCGGTTTGGATCAATACACGACTGGTGATTTATTAATCAACGGAAAATCGACCAAAGATTTTAAAGACAAAGACTGGGACAGCTATCGCAATAATACTATTGGTTTTGTTTTTCAGTCTTATAATCTCATTTCGCATCAAACAGCGCTGGCTAATGTTGAATTAGCCCTAACCCTATCAGGTGTTTCAAAAGCTGAACGCCGAAAACGTGCTTTGGATGCTTTGAAGCGGGTTGGTTTGGAAGATGAGATTAATAAAAAGCCCAACCAAATGTCAGGTGGTCAGATGCAGCGGGTTGCGATTGCGCGTGCCTTAGTTAATAATCCTGATATCTTACTGGCTGATGAACCAACAGGGGCTTTAGACTCAGAAACATCCTTGCAGATTATGGATTTGCTAAAGGAAATTGCTCAAGAGCGTTTAGTCATTATGGTAACTCATAATCCCGATTTAGCAGAAAAATATTCTAATCGCATTATCAAGGTTCTTGATGGTCATATTATTAATGACAGCAATCCATATACTGACGATGAGATCAGAAAAGCAACTGTTGATTTTAAAAAGACTAAAATGTCTTTTACAACAGCTCTTTCGCTTTCTTTTAATAATTTATTGACCAAGAAGGGACGAACCTTGCTAACTGCCTTTGCAGGATCTATTGGGATCATTGGGATTGCTTTGATCTTATCGCTGTCAAATGGTGTGCAAAAATATATTGCTAAAACGCAAGAAGATACGCTGGTTGCTTATCCTTTATCTATCGAAAAGTCTTCCAATAAAAATTTTATCGGACTTCTTGCAGCTAATAGTAATGAAAACAAGAAGTCTGATAAGAAAAAGACAAACAAGAAGATTGGAACCAATAGTATCCTAAAGAATATGATTTCAACGCAGGTCGTTGATAATGATTTGGCTTCATTTAAAACTTATATCAAAAAACATCAAAAGAAATTTGCTGCTGTTACCAAAGATATTCAGTATTCTTATAAAATAACACCTCGAATTTATCAGTCTGATACTTCAAAGGGAGTCAAAGCTGTCAATCCTAATACTTTAAGCAAAGATCTGAAAGATACCAGCACAAGTATTCAAACAGTCGTTTCTAACCTTGATATTTGGCAAGAATTATCTTCTAATGAAAAAATGCTGTCTTCACAATATCAAGTTATTTCAGGGCATTTGCCAAAGCAATATAATGAAGTTGTGCTTATGGCTGATGAAAACAACAAAATTGATGATTATGTTCTTTACAGTTTGGGAATTAAGGATGCCAAGCAATTAAATAGCAAAACGATTAAAAAAGTCAAAACCAGCAGTTACCATTATAAAGATTTGATTGGCAGAACTTACAAGCTCGTTATCAATTCTGATCTTTACCAAAAAGAAGGTAATGCTTGGATTGATCGTTCTGATAATGATGCTTACATGAAGCAAGTCATCAATGCTGCTGAAAATATTAAGATTGTTGGTATTGTCAAACCACAAGAAGGAACAACAAGCGAAAGTTCCAGTGCCGGTGTTGGTTACAGCCATGATTTAACTGATTATCTTGCTAAAAAAATCAAGAGCAGCACTATTGCCAAAGAGCAGCTGGCTAATAAGAAATTGAATGTCTTTACCGGTCAATCCTTTTCAAGCGGTAACAAAACTTTCTCCTCAGACAATTTGAGTGTTCAGCAGCAAGCTAGTATGGCTTCGATGTCAGCTGAAGAATTAGCTGATTATGTCAATCGTTACAATGAAAATGCCAATGCAACTTATAAAGATAACTTGGAAAAAATTGGTATCATTGATAACAATAATCCAGAAACCATCCATTTTTATGCCTCTTCTTTCAAAGATAAGGAAGCTCTGAAGGATTTAATCAGTGATTATAATAAAAAAGTCAAAAGGGATAAGCATAAGTCTAGAGTAATTCGTTATACAGATACAGTTGGTTTGATGATGTCATCAGTAACAACAATGATTAATGCCGTCACCTATATTTTAATTGGTTTTGTTGCTATTTCCTTGATTGTATCGTCTATTATGATTGGTATTATTACCTATATCTCTGTTTTAGAACGCACCAAGGAAATTGGTGTTTTGCGTGCTATGGGGGCTTCTAAGAAGGATGTAACCCGTATCTTTACAGCAGAGACCATTATTGAAGGTGCTATCGCTGGAGTACTTGGAATCTTGATTACCCTTTTACTAAATATTGCGATTACACTTATTGTGAAAAATTGGCTGAATATCAATCATATCTCTTCCCTACCTATTTGGTCAGCAATTGTTCTCATTGCTATTTCTATCGTACTCACCGTCTTTGCAGGTATTCTGCCATCACGTGTAGCAGCTAAAAAAGATCCCGTCGAAGCCTTACGGACAGAATAA
- a CDS encoding NUDIX hydrolase N-terminal domain-containing protein, whose product MQEKKWLDWLIRLQSLAQAGLAYGKDKYDIERFEEIRDLSVQMLTALSDLPAQKVENLFASETGYQTPKIDTRAAIFKENKILLVQEANGTWALPGGWCDVDQSVKENTIKEVKEEAGLNVVLDKVIAVQDRDKHNQPPYAYKICKIFSLCYATGGAFTKNLETIASDYFERDQLPTLAQAKTNEDQIQMCFAAYENDDWKTVID is encoded by the coding sequence ATGCAAGAGAAGAAATGGTTAGATTGGCTAATTCGTTTGCAGTCATTGGCACAAGCGGGTCTGGCCTATGGTAAGGATAAATATGATATTGAGCGATTTGAAGAGATTCGAGATCTCTCTGTGCAAATGCTAACGGCTCTTTCTGATTTGCCAGCTCAAAAAGTTGAAAATCTCTTTGCTAGTGAGACTGGCTATCAAACACCAAAGATTGATACCCGTGCCGCTATTTTTAAAGAAAATAAAATCCTGCTCGTCCAAGAGGCCAATGGCACTTGGGCGTTGCCGGGAGGGTGGTGCGATGTTGATCAGTCTGTCAAGGAAAATACTATCAAAGAAGTTAAGGAAGAAGCAGGTTTAAATGTTGTCTTAGATAAAGTAATAGCAGTACAAGATAGAGATAAACATAACCAACCGCCTTATGCTTATAAAATTTGTAAAATTTTTTCACTCTGTTATGCAACTGGTGGCGCTTTTACTAAAAATCTTGAGACCATTGCTAGTGACTATTTTGAACGAGATCAATTGCCAACATTAGCTCAAGCTAAGACCAATGAAGACCAAATTCAAATGTGCTTTGCCGCTTATGAAAATGATGATTGGAAAACTGTAATAGATTAA
- a CDS encoding TIGR01457 family HAD-type hydrolase, with translation MTYKGYLIDLDGTIYKGKDRIPAGEDFVKRLQERQFPYILVTNNTTRTPEMVQEMLATSFNIKTPLETIYTATLATIDYMNDMKRGKTAYVIGETGLKKAVAEAGYREDSENPAYVVVGLDTNLTYEKLTLATLAIQKGAVFIGTNPDLNIPTERGLLPGAGAILFLLEKATRVKPIIIGKPEAVIMNKALDRLGVKRHEAIMVGDNYLTDITAGIKNDIATLLVTTGFTKPEEVPALPIQPDFVLSSLAEWDFDER, from the coding sequence ATGACATACAAGGGTTACCTTATTGACCTTGATGGGACCATCTATAAAGGAAAAGACAGAATTCCTGCTGGAGAAGATTTTGTTAAACGATTGCAGGAAAGACAGTTTCCCTATATTTTAGTGACTAATAATACAACACGTACGCCCGAAATGGTTCAAGAAATGCTAGCAACCTCTTTTAATATCAAAACGCCACTTGAAACTATTTACACAGCGACCTTAGCGACTATTGATTATATGAACGATATGAAACGTGGGAAAACAGCTTATGTCATTGGTGAAACAGGACTTAAAAAGGCTGTTGCTGAAGCGGGGTATCGTGAAGATAGTGAGAATCCTGCTTATGTAGTGGTTGGTTTAGATACGAATTTGACTTATGAAAAGCTAACTCTGGCGACTTTGGCCATTCAAAAAGGGGCTGTTTTTATTGGAACAAATCCTGATCTCAATATTCCAACAGAGCGCGGCTTATTGCCGGGAGCGGGGGCTATTTTATTTCTTTTGGAAAAAGCAACACGTGTTAAGCCTATTATTATTGGTAAGCCTGAAGCTGTTATCATGAATAAAGCTTTAGATCGTCTGGGCGTCAAACGCCATGAAGCGATAATGGTTGGCGATAATTATCTGACAGATATTACTGCTGGCATTAAAAATGATATTGCAACGCTTTTGGTGACGACAGGTTTCACCAAACCAGAAGAAGTACCTGCTTTGCCAATTCAGCCAGATTTTGTTTTATCCAGTCTTGCGGAGTGGGATTTCGATGAAAGATAA
- a CDS encoding NADPH-dependent oxidoreductase yields the protein MKLVAIVGSNASFSYNRLLLQFIKERFGQAFALEILEIKELPLFNQDSSAADCPLIQKLNEDILNADGIIIATAEHNQTITASLKSMLEWLSYQLHPFKNKPVMIVGASYYNQGTSHAQEHLRQILNAPGLDAWVMPGNEFFLGNASEVFDENNQIKDDDTVIYLAQCLQRFIRYVTVVQELKGDSIQLSDAISGASESVQEDSATSAMLEKQLSLQKKETNTPFERALDKTYGPALKDTLEDPFDKDLDAQYKAIKKQPIPFEKALDNIFGKDLGIETTDPLDNLLR from the coding sequence ATGAAATTAGTTGCTATTGTTGGTTCTAATGCCTCCTTTTCCTATAATCGTTTATTGTTGCAATTTATTAAAGAGCGGTTCGGTCAAGCTTTTGCATTGGAGATTTTGGAAATTAAAGAGCTCCCTCTTTTCAATCAAGATAGTAGTGCTGCAGATTGTCCTCTTATTCAAAAGCTTAATGAAGATATCTTAAATGCAGATGGCATCATTATTGCGACAGCAGAGCACAATCAAACCATTACAGCCAGTTTAAAATCCATGCTTGAATGGTTATCTTACCAGCTTCATCCCTTTAAAAATAAACCTGTCATGATTGTCGGAGCTTCTTATTATAATCAGGGAACTTCTCATGCACAAGAGCACTTAAGGCAAATCCTAAATGCTCCCGGTCTTGATGCTTGGGTCATGCCCGGAAATGAATTTTTTCTAGGGAATGCCTCAGAAGTCTTTGATGAAAATAATCAAATAAAAGATGATGATACCGTTATTTATCTTGCGCAATGTTTACAACGTTTTATTCGCTATGTCACTGTTGTTCAGGAGTTAAAGGGAGATTCCATTCAACTTAGTGATGCAATTTCAGGAGCATCAGAATCAGTCCAAGAGGACTCTGCTACATCTGCTATGCTAGAAAAGCAATTGTCACTACAAAAGAAAGAGACCAATACTCCCTTTGAAAGAGCACTAGATAAAACTTATGGACCGGCTTTGAAAGATACACTTGAAGATCCATTTGATAAGGATTTAGATGCCCAATACAAAGCAATCAAAAAACAACCAATACCTTTTGAAAAAGCCTTAGACAATATCTTTGGAAAAGATTTAGGTATCGAAACAACCGATCCGCTGGATAATTTATTAAGATAA
- a CDS encoding TIGR01906 family membrane protein, producing MKDKFHFIFSLLFLLAFSVLATIYLVWLFYPLEISLLGLEKVVYMKSGQIQDNFNRLMLYLTSPFHWQLVMPDFPSSKDGLHHFEQVKWLFHLAQICFLLTLPSFLFFMKNVVQKGYGVLYQRSLKFTALIPLILTLIAVGIGFDSFFTLFHQVLFAGDDTWLFNPNTDSVIYILPEAFFLHCFLLFLILYEVSFCSLLWQIRRKNKENRGSTEETKRF from the coding sequence ATGAAAGATAAGTTTCACTTTATTTTTAGCCTTCTTTTTTTGCTGGCTTTTTCAGTTCTTGCCACCATTTATTTAGTCTGGCTTTTTTATCCTTTAGAGATATCTTTGTTGGGTTTGGAAAAAGTGGTTTATATGAAAAGCGGTCAGATTCAGGATAATTTCAATCGTTTAATGCTTTATTTGACCAGTCCTTTTCATTGGCAGCTGGTTATGCCTGATTTTCCTTCTTCCAAAGATGGTTTGCACCATTTTGAGCAAGTAAAATGGCTTTTTCATTTAGCACAAATCTGTTTTCTTTTAACCCTGCCTAGTTTTCTTTTTTTTATGAAAAATGTCGTTCAAAAAGGCTATGGTGTCTTGTATCAACGATCTCTAAAGTTTACAGCACTTATCCCTCTTATTTTGACTCTAATCGCTGTGGGAATAGGTTTTGATAGTTTTTTCACACTTTTTCATCAAGTCCTTTTTGCAGGGGATGATACTTGGCTTTTTAACCCAAACACAGACTCTGTTATCTATATTTTGCCTGAAGCCTTCTTTTTACACTGCTTTTTGCTTTTTCTGATTCTTTATGAGGTTTCATTTTGCAGCCTTTTGTGGCAGATTAGAAGGAAAAACAAAGAGAACAGAGGCAGTACAGAAGAGACAAAACGGTTCTAA
- a CDS encoding FAD-dependent oxidoreductase, whose product MEKEYKVDVVVAGAGGAGLAAAHAAAQNGLKVLVLEKLKQIGGNTRISSGFFAINTKEQNAAGLKLSTQEAIRQLQEHNHFLSNGALLKNIIEHAKETLEEIEKLGMEIKLNPTKNSTQFAHFGNDYQGGSYHMYMNKDSSYLQIQKSLEAMGVTFIFGVRMTELLQDSNGHVRGLKALNDAGESMTVHAKASIITTGGFGGDKRRVAKVMRTLNLRTLGVPNMGEGLSAMEAAGGVNIDGSALIHAAQMAQSTVTQETKGKQLAGFNDSPLTQLLLSPLLWVDPNGSRFTNEDVVYDTVQWSNAAYGVGSKYYYVMDTATLESYTKQPLLTISKSGPGASQAKGDFVSLAEQAVQQGIAFKGDSLEELAQNSGMDPIAFKATVAEYNKAIASQNDEIFSKSASSLKYDVKKGPFYAFIAQVVYLGTVGGVRVDKDLRVLDAYMKAISGLYTGGANAGGYYAPRNYPAYEGLASGFSWTSGRLAGLAAANDIKKYN is encoded by the coding sequence ATGGAAAAAGAATACAAAGTTGATGTCGTCGTTGCTGGAGCTGGCGGTGCTGGTTTAGCTGCTGCTCATGCTGCCGCTCAAAATGGACTTAAAGTCTTGGTTCTCGAAAAATTAAAACAAATTGGTGGGAATACTAGAATTTCCTCAGGTTTTTTTGCCATTAACACTAAAGAGCAAAACGCTGCAGGTTTAAAGCTTTCTACGCAAGAAGCCATCAGACAACTGCAAGAACATAATCATTTTCTAAGTAATGGTGCTTTGTTAAAAAACATCATCGAACATGCTAAAGAAACTTTAGAGGAAATTGAAAAATTGGGAATGGAAATTAAGCTCAATCCAACTAAGAATTCTACTCAATTTGCACATTTTGGTAATGATTACCAAGGTGGTTCTTATCACATGTATATGAATAAGGACTCTAGTTATCTGCAAATTCAAAAATCGTTGGAAGCAATGGGAGTCACCTTTATCTTTGGTGTCAGAATGACGGAACTCCTTCAAGATTCTAATGGACATGTCCGTGGTTTGAAAGCTCTCAATGATGCAGGAGAAAGTATGACAGTGCATGCTAAAGCTAGCATTATTACTACAGGTGGCTTTGGCGGTGATAAAAGACGTGTAGCCAAGGTTATGCGAACTTTAAATCTTCGCACTTTAGGTGTTCCTAATATGGGAGAAGGCTTGTCAGCTATGGAAGCTGCTGGAGGAGTTAATATTGATGGATCAGCTCTTATTCATGCAGCGCAAATGGCTCAATCCACTGTTACCCAAGAAACCAAAGGCAAGCAATTAGCAGGCTTTAATGATTCACCTCTAACACAACTTTTGCTTTCACCCTTGCTTTGGGTAGATCCAAATGGTTCTCGTTTTACCAATGAAGATGTCGTTTATGATACGGTTCAATGGTCCAACGCTGCCTATGGTGTAGGTAGTAAATATTACTATGTCATGGACACAGCAACACTTGAAAGTTATACGAAGCAGCCACTGCTTACTATTTCCAAATCCGGACCGGGTGCTTCTCAGGCTAAGGGAGATTTTGTAAGCTTAGCTGAGCAAGCAGTCCAACAAGGCATCGCTTTTAAAGGAGACAGTCTTGAAGAGCTAGCTCAGAATTCCGGAATGGATCCTATCGCTTTTAAGGCAACCGTGGCAGAATACAACAAGGCCATTGCAAGCCAAAACGATGAAATATTCAGTAAATCTGCATCATCACTTAAATATGATGTCAAGAAGGGACCATTTTATGCTTTTATCGCTCAAGTGGTTTATTTAGGAACAGTTGGCGGTGTCCGTGTTGATAAAGATCTTCGCGTTCTTGATGCTTATATGAAAGCAATTTCTGGACTTTATACTGGCGGAGCTAATGCTGGTGGTTATTATGCCCCTCGCAATTATCCTGCTTATGAAGGTTTAGCTTCAGGCTTCTCATGGACATCTGGACGTTTAGCTGGTCTAGCTGCCGCTAACGATATTAAAAAATACAATTAG